The following are encoded together in the Flavihumibacter fluvii genome:
- a CDS encoding TIGR00730 family Rossman fold protein, whose protein sequence is MTQFKPIIPPKEHIYLEGPKDRSYELLFAFRVFRQFIKGFRTLHFIGPCITVFGSARFGENHPYYAKARDCGAHIAALGFNTMTGGGPGIMEAANRGAFEAGGKSIGCNIQLPFEQKVNPYVNTSITFEHFFVRKVLLVKYSFAFIIFPGGVGTMDEFYETLTLVQTRTITQFPIVLVGKAYFQPVIDYLHFMAEQKTISPEDINLVLLTDSIDEAMEHISKYIKTNYAVKPRRKRWWLFEKK, encoded by the coding sequence ATGACGCAGTTTAAGCCGATAATTCCACCCAAAGAACATATTTATCTTGAAGGGCCTAAAGACCGTAGTTATGAATTACTCTTTGCCTTCCGTGTATTCAGGCAGTTTATCAAAGGATTCAGGACGCTCCATTTCATCGGACCTTGCATCACCGTTTTCGGCTCGGCGAGGTTCGGGGAAAATCATCCTTATTATGCGAAAGCCAGGGATTGCGGCGCCCATATTGCTGCACTCGGATTTAATACCATGACCGGCGGCGGTCCGGGTATTATGGAAGCCGCCAATCGCGGGGCATTTGAGGCGGGCGGAAAGTCTATTGGCTGTAATATCCAATTGCCTTTTGAACAGAAAGTTAACCCGTATGTTAATACCTCAATTACGTTTGAACACTTTTTTGTACGTAAAGTCCTGCTGGTGAAATATTCCTTCGCATTTATTATTTTCCCCGGTGGTGTTGGCACCATGGATGAATTTTATGAAACGCTTACCCTGGTACAAACCCGCACCATCACCCAGTTTCCTATCGTATTGGTTGGTAAGGCTTATTTTCAACCGGTAATCGATTACCTGCACTTCATGGCGGAACAGAAGACCATTAGTCCGGAAGACATCAACCTGGTATTACTGACAGACAGCATTGATGAAGCCATGGAGCATATCAGCAAGTATATCAAAACCAATTACGCTGTTAAGCCGCGCAGGAAACGCTGGTGGTTATTTGAGAAAAAATAA
- a CDS encoding exodeoxyribonuclease III: MRIISYNVNGIRAAINKGFTEWLKTDPADIICLQETKAHRNNVDYKSIQALGFSDYWYSAEKKGYSGVAIFSKIKPDNVEMGNGFMQSDAEGRVIRADYGDITLINAYFPSGTSGDERQEYKYQWLEEFFGYTELLRKERPKLIVCGDYNIAHKEIDIHDPKGNKKSSGFLPEEREWMDKFFGNGWVDSFRQFHPEPARYSWWSQRFPSVRLNNKGWRIDYINVTKDLQPQLLDAEIFPEVKHSDHCPVYLKLKY; the protein is encoded by the coding sequence ATGCGTATAATATCTTACAATGTAAATGGCATAAGAGCTGCTATAAATAAAGGTTTTACCGAATGGCTGAAAACTGACCCTGCAGATATCATCTGCCTCCAGGAGACAAAGGCGCATCGCAATAATGTTGACTACAAATCAATACAGGCACTAGGATTCAGTGATTACTGGTATTCCGCTGAGAAGAAAGGATATAGCGGGGTGGCCATTTTCAGTAAAATAAAACCGGATAACGTAGAAATGGGAAATGGTTTTATGCAGAGTGATGCAGAAGGAAGGGTGATCAGGGCAGACTATGGAGATATTACACTGATCAATGCTTATTTCCCATCCGGAACTTCCGGTGACGAAAGGCAGGAGTATAAATACCAGTGGCTGGAAGAATTTTTCGGTTATACGGAACTGTTGCGGAAAGAAAGGCCAAAACTGATTGTATGCGGCGACTATAATATTGCACACAAGGAGATAGATATCCATGACCCGAAAGGCAATAAGAAATCTTCAGGGTTCCTTCCTGAAGAGCGGGAATGGATGGATAAATTCTTTGGTAACGGATGGGTGGACAGCTTCCGGCAATTTCATCCGGAACCGGCCCGTTACAGTTGGTGGAGCCAGCGTTTTCCCAGTGTTCGATTGAACAATAAAGGATGGCGGATTGATTATATCAATGTAACCAAAGATTTACAACCCCAGTTATTGGATGCTGAAATATTCCCGGAAGTTAAACACAGCGACCATTGTCCGGTTTACCTCAAACTGAAATACTAA
- a CDS encoding DUF4286 family protein: MVIYNVTIKIEWAIHEAWRNWMLEEHMPEVVATGCFVKCQLLRLLEIDETDGPTFAAQYMAVSLEDYSTYIREHAAGMRKKVTEKWGNQVVAFRSLMEVVH, from the coding sequence ATGGTCATATATAATGTAACGATCAAAATAGAATGGGCCATCCATGAAGCCTGGCGTAACTGGATGCTCGAAGAACATATGCCCGAAGTCGTGGCCACAGGATGCTTTGTAAAATGCCAATTGTTGCGGCTTTTGGAGATCGATGAAACAGATGGCCCCACTTTTGCTGCACAGTATATGGCGGTCAGCCTAGAAGACTATTCCACTTATATAAGGGAACATGCCGCAGGCATGCGCAAAAAAGTAACTGAAAAATGGGGAAACCAGGTGGTCGCATTCCGGTCCCTGATGGAAGTTGTGCACTAA
- a CDS encoding HU family DNA-binding protein, with protein sequence MLKFHTMNKAELIAKIADDAGITKTQANESLDSFIEAVTKTLKGGGKVTLVGFGTFSVSKRAARNGRNPQTGAVIKIKAKKVARFKAGKELSSKL encoded by the coding sequence ATTCTAAAATTTCACACTATGAACAAAGCTGAATTAATCGCAAAAATTGCCGATGACGCAGGCATCACAAAGACCCAGGCAAACGAATCACTGGATTCATTTATTGAAGCAGTTACCAAGACACTGAAAGGTGGCGGAAAAGTAACGCTGGTAGGTTTCGGTACTTTCTCTGTTTCTAAAAGAGCAGCTCGTAATGGTCGCAACCCACAAACAGGTGCTGTGATCAAAATCAAGGCTAAGAAAGTTGCCCGTTTCAAGGCAGGTAAAGAACTGTCTTCTAAATTATAA
- a CDS encoding 30S ribosomal protein THX: MGRGDKKTKKGKIFKGSFGKSRIARPAQAKKAKAQVVVQS, encoded by the coding sequence ATGGGAAGAGGTGATAAAAAAACCAAAAAAGGAAAAATTTTCAAAGGTTCTTTTGGAAAAAGCAGGATTGCCAGGCCAGCACAGGCAAAAAAAGCCAAAGCCCAGGTAGTTGTGCAATCTTAA
- the pdxH gene encoding pyridoxamine 5'-phosphate oxidase: MSRPISDIRIEYKRHSLSENDVQPNPIRQFDQWWSEAISSQIDEVNAMTLATASSDGLPAARIVLLKGYDDAGFVFFTNYQSFKGQQLDENPRACLVFFWKELERQVRITGLIEKVSTEESDLYFSSRPESSRIGAWASPQSQVIEDRAILEKNEAELTKAFAGKPIPRPLHWGGYRVKPVNIEFWQGRPSRLHDRISYTLQENGQWQIARLAP, encoded by the coding sequence ATGTCAAGACCCATTTCAGATATCCGTATAGAATATAAACGGCATTCCCTCAGCGAAAATGATGTTCAGCCCAATCCGATCAGGCAATTTGACCAATGGTGGTCCGAAGCGATCAGCAGCCAGATCGATGAAGTCAATGCCATGACCCTGGCCACAGCTTCTTCAGACGGACTACCAGCTGCAAGGATCGTATTATTGAAGGGATATGATGATGCGGGTTTTGTTTTTTTTACCAATTACCAGAGTTTTAAAGGCCAGCAACTGGATGAAAATCCCAGGGCATGCCTGGTTTTTTTCTGGAAAGAACTGGAAAGGCAGGTGCGCATTACCGGGTTGATTGAAAAAGTCAGTACGGAAGAGAGTGACCTGTATTTCTCCAGCCGGCCGGAAAGCAGCCGTATCGGGGCCTGGGCATCACCACAAAGCCAGGTAATCGAAGACAGGGCCATCCTTGAAAAGAATGAAGCAGAATTAACAAAGGCCTTTGCCGGCAAACCAATTCCCCGGCCACTGCATTGGGGCGGGTACCGTGTAAAGCCCGTGAACATTGAGTTCTGGCAGGGGAGGCCCAGCCGCTTGCATGACCGCATCTCCTATACGCTCCAGGAGAACGGGCAATGGCAAATTGCAAGGCTTGCTCCTTAA
- the pyrH gene encoding UMP kinase codes for MEPRYKRILLKLSGEALMGEGGVNGYEPLNHSIIAQYAKEIKAVVKAGVEVALVIGGGNIYRGMNEADTGIERAHGDYMGMLATVINGMAVQAGLEKEGVFTRLQSAIKMEQIAEPYIRRRAIRHLEKHRVVIFGAGTGNPYFTTDTAGSLRAIEIKADVILKGTRVDGIYTADPEKDPTATKFETISFRDCINKNLKVMDMTAFTLCMENSLPIIVFDMNKPGNLMRVVLGEKVGTLVKG; via the coding sequence ATGGAACCCAGGTACAAAAGAATCTTATTGAAGTTATCCGGCGAGGCACTGATGGGTGAAGGTGGAGTGAATGGTTATGAACCCCTCAACCATTCCATCATAGCACAATATGCCAAAGAAATAAAGGCCGTGGTGAAAGCCGGGGTAGAAGTGGCCCTGGTGATCGGCGGTGGTAATATTTACCGCGGTATGAATGAAGCCGATACCGGTATCGAGAGGGCACATGGCGATTACATGGGTATGCTGGCGACCGTTATCAATGGTATGGCTGTGCAGGCCGGACTCGAAAAAGAGGGTGTCTTCACGCGCCTGCAAAGTGCCATTAAAATGGAACAGATTGCAGAACCTTATATCCGGCGTCGCGCGATCCGGCACCTGGAAAAACACCGGGTGGTGATCTTTGGGGCCGGAACCGGAAACCCGTATTTCACCACAGATACGGCAGGCTCCTTAAGGGCAATCGAAATCAAGGCCGACGTTATCCTAAAAGGTACCCGGGTTGATGGCATTTATACCGCTGACCCTGAAAAGGACCCGACTGCCACCAAATTTGAGACGATCAGCTTCCGCGACTGCATTAATAAAAACCTCAAAGTGATGGATATGACCGCATTTACGCTTTGTATGGAGAATAGCCTGCCCATTATTGTATTTGATATGAATAAACCCGGTAACCTGATGCGGGTGGTATTGGGCGAAAAAGTGGGGACACTGGTGAAGGGCTGA
- a CDS encoding ABC transporter ATP-binding protein: MEPIICIRDLCKSYGSKQVLNHISLDIYPGQVLGYIGPNGAGKSTTVKILCGLLSDFEGSVTVKGIDLRHDPLAVKRIIGYVPELAELYEVLTAMEFLELVAGLYGIDPDVSAARIPKMLAALGLEAHMHQRMDTFSKGMRQKVLLISGLIHNPDILILDEPLSGLDANSVIIIKELISKLAAEGKTIFYCSHMMDVVEKVSDRIVLINNGVIVADGSFEELQASQGKGSLENIFAQLTASSSLHNAASDLVSAFGNPANPSSLPNE, translated from the coding sequence ATGGAACCGATTATCTGTATCAGGGATCTCTGTAAATCTTATGGAAGCAAGCAGGTACTGAATCATATCAGCCTCGATATCTATCCCGGCCAGGTGTTGGGTTATATAGGACCCAATGGTGCCGGGAAAAGCACGACCGTAAAAATATTGTGTGGTTTGCTGTCAGATTTTGAAGGATCGGTTACTGTTAAGGGCATCGACCTGCGCCATGACCCGCTGGCGGTGAAACGCATCATCGGTTATGTACCTGAACTGGCCGAATTGTACGAAGTGCTGACCGCTATGGAATTCCTTGAACTGGTAGCCGGTCTCTATGGCATTGACCCGGATGTATCCGCAGCCCGCATTCCGAAAATGCTGGCCGCTCTCGGCCTGGAAGCGCATATGCACCAGCGCATGGATACCTTCAGCAAAGGCATGCGCCAGAAAGTGCTGCTGATATCCGGACTGATCCACAATCCCGATATACTCATATTGGATGAACCCCTGAGTGGCCTGGATGCCAATAGCGTGATCATCATCAAGGAACTGATCAGTAAGCTGGCCGCAGAGGGCAAGACCATATTTTATTGCAGCCATATGATGGATGTCGTAGAAAAAGTGAGTGACCGAATTGTACTCATCAATAACGGGGTGATAGTGGCCGACGGCAGCTTTGAAGAATTACAGGCCAGCCAGGGAAAAGGCAGTCTTGAAAATATTTTTGCGCAACTTACGGCCAGCAGTTCGCTGCACAATGCAGCCAGTGACCTGGTCTCTGCCTTTGGCAACCCGGCAAACCCTTCAAGCCTACCGAATGAATAA
- the tsf gene encoding translation elongation factor Ts produces MSTVTITAADINKLRQATGAGMMDCRKALTENNGDFEAAIDWLRKKGAKVAALRSDRDAKEGVVLAKTTADNKTGIALCVSCETDFVSKNADFVAFAQSIMDAAIANNVKSADELNNVAINGQKIADLVNDKLASIGEKIGISKFERIDAEYVASYIHGANRMGVLVGLNKAAADAGKDVAMQIAAMNPLAVDPESIPADVVAREKAIITDVVAADPKMAGKPAEMIEKIAAGKLNAFFKENTLLAQAFVKDGGMSVADYLKSAGDVKVSEFKRVALG; encoded by the coding sequence ATGTCTACTGTAACAATTACAGCTGCGGATATCAATAAGCTGCGCCAGGCAACCGGTGCAGGTATGATGGATTGCCGCAAAGCCCTCACTGAAAATAATGGCGATTTCGAAGCGGCTATCGACTGGCTGCGTAAGAAAGGTGCTAAAGTGGCTGCCCTGCGCAGCGACCGTGATGCTAAAGAAGGTGTGGTGCTGGCTAAAACTACTGCCGATAACAAAACCGGTATCGCTTTATGTGTTAGCTGCGAAACTGATTTCGTAAGCAAGAATGCCGATTTCGTTGCTTTTGCCCAAAGCATTATGGATGCAGCCATCGCTAACAATGTGAAGAGTGCTGATGAGCTGAATAACGTGGCGATCAATGGCCAGAAAATTGCTGACCTGGTAAATGATAAACTCGCTTCTATTGGCGAAAAGATCGGCATCTCTAAATTCGAGCGTATCGATGCAGAATATGTAGCCTCCTATATCCATGGTGCAAACCGTATGGGTGTATTGGTTGGACTGAACAAAGCGGCTGCTGATGCCGGTAAAGATGTTGCGATGCAGATCGCAGCAATGAACCCGCTGGCAGTTGATCCGGAATCAATTCCTGCTGATGTTGTTGCCCGTGAGAAGGCCATCATCACAGACGTAGTTGCTGCTGACCCTAAGATGGCGGGTAAGCCTGCAGAGATGATCGAGAAGATCGCTGCCGGTAAACTGAATGCCTTCTTCAAGGAAAACACCCTGCTGGCGCAAGCCTTCGTGAAGGACGGTGGAATGAGTGTTGCTGACTACCTGAAATCTGCAGGTGATGTTAAAGTAAGCGAGTTCAAGCGTGTAGCTTTAGGATAA
- the rpsB gene encoding 30S ribosomal protein S2, producing MENNTSLQQQLLEAGVHFGHLKKKWNPKMLPYIFAEKKGIHIIDLNKTTESLQEASAALKQIARSGKKIMFVGTKKQAKEIATQCAQRVNMPFVTERWLGGMLTNFNTVRKSVKKMQSIEKMLGDGTLDNITKKERLTLTRDKEKMEKVLGGIAQLGRIPAALFIIDIGHEHIALAEAKRLGITTFGMVDTNCDPNKIDFPIPANDDATKSIAIIIEYITAAIAEGLAERQAAKDEDVDDSNDENEKRAARLEAEAQAEAARGGRGGRGAGPGTGGPGGTTKRRVPNSPKRTGAR from the coding sequence ATGGAAAATAATACTTCGTTGCAACAGCAATTGCTTGAGGCGGGCGTACACTTCGGTCACCTCAAGAAGAAGTGGAACCCGAAAATGTTGCCTTATATCTTCGCTGAGAAGAAAGGTATTCATATCATCGACCTGAACAAGACGACCGAAAGCCTGCAGGAAGCTTCTGCTGCCCTGAAGCAGATCGCCCGCAGCGGTAAGAAGATCATGTTCGTTGGTACCAAGAAACAAGCGAAAGAAATCGCTACCCAGTGCGCACAACGCGTGAACATGCCATTTGTAACTGAGCGTTGGCTCGGTGGTATGCTGACCAACTTCAACACGGTTCGTAAGAGCGTGAAGAAAATGCAGAGCATTGAGAAAATGCTGGGTGACGGTACTTTGGATAATATCACCAAGAAAGAGCGCCTGACCCTGACCCGTGATAAAGAAAAGATGGAAAAAGTATTAGGTGGTATCGCCCAGTTGGGTCGTATCCCTGCCGCTTTGTTCATCATCGATATCGGTCATGAACATATTGCCCTGGCAGAAGCCAAGCGTCTCGGTATTACTACTTTCGGTATGGTGGATACCAACTGTGATCCGAATAAAATTGATTTCCCGATCCCGGCAAATGATGATGCTACAAAAAGTATCGCCATCATTATCGAATACATCACTGCTGCAATCGCTGAAGGTCTTGCTGAAAGACAAGCTGCGAAAGACGAGGATGTTGACGATAGCAACGACGAGAATGAAAAACGCGCTGCACGTCTGGAAGCTGAAGCCCAGGCTGAAGCTGCCCGTGGTGGCCGCGGTGGCCGTGGTGCCGGTCCGGGTACCGGTGGTCCTGGCGGAACAACAAAACGTCGTGTTCCGAATAGCCCGAAAAGAACCGGAGCGAGATAA
- the rpsI gene encoding 30S ribosomal protein S9, producing the protein MEKQKNGLGRRKAAVTRVFLSKGDGKITVNDKDYKVYFPLVYLQNQVVGPLKAIEAIDKFDIVINATGGGVKGQAEAAKLGIARALLEVNAEFRPTLKAGGFLHRDPRNVERKKPGKKKARRSFQFSKR; encoded by the coding sequence ATGGAAAAGCAAAAAAATGGTTTAGGTCGTCGTAAAGCTGCAGTAACCCGCGTGTTCCTCAGCAAGGGCGATGGCAAGATCACTGTAAACGATAAAGATTATAAAGTGTATTTCCCGCTGGTTTATTTACAGAACCAGGTGGTAGGTCCACTGAAAGCCATTGAAGCGATCGACAAGTTCGATATCGTGATCAATGCAACTGGTGGTGGTGTTAAAGGCCAGGCTGAAGCTGCAAAGCTGGGTATCGCCCGCGCACTGCTTGAAGTAAATGCTGAATTCCGCCCGACCCTGAAAGCCGGTGGATTCCTGCACCGCGATCCTCGTAATGTGGAGCGTAAGAAACCAGGTAAGAAGAAAGCACGTAGAAGCTTCCAGTTCAGTAAGCGTTAA
- the rplM gene encoding 50S ribosomal protein L13 has protein sequence MSKLHFTTKHANEATVQRNWYVVDGTNQTVGRMCARIAAILRGKNKAYYTPHVDCGDFIIVTNADKVQFTGNKMEQKVYENFSGYPGGRKEEVAQDLLKRRPEVVIERAVKGMLPKNRLGRKMYKKLFVYAGGNHPHTAQQPKELKF, from the coding sequence ATGAGCAAATTACATTTCACCACCAAGCATGCGAACGAGGCTACTGTGCAACGTAATTGGTACGTTGTAGATGGTACCAATCAAACCGTAGGTCGTATGTGCGCCAGAATCGCGGCCATTTTGCGTGGTAAGAACAAAGCGTATTATACCCCACACGTTGATTGTGGTGATTTTATTATTGTTACCAATGCTGACAAAGTTCAGTTCACAGGTAACAAAATGGAGCAGAAAGTGTATGAAAATTTCAGTGGTTACCCCGGTGGCCGTAAGGAAGAAGTAGCGCAGGACCTGCTGAAGCGTCGCCCGGAAGTGGTTATCGAGCGTGCAGTAAAAGGCATGTTACCAAAGAATCGCCTGGGCCGCAAAATGTACAAAAAGTTGTTTGTTTATGCAGGTGGCAATCATCCGCATACTGCACAGCAGCCTAAAGAACTGAAATTCTAA